In a genomic window of Bernardetia sp.:
- a CDS encoding terminase large subunit domain-containing protein: MISKKGSKTLSFRYKRPWITSYQKAILDSPARYTVTEASTKAGKTASHIIWLFEQALQGKKGDNFWWVAPVFSQAEIAFNRMKSQITLPNFFKVNISKLKLTLPNGVHIWFKSADNPDSLYGDDVQAIVFDEFTRAKEAAWIAIRSVVTKTKGKIKFIGNCVGLKSWHGELITKAKVYTKENEGKDIENPEFEYFKITAYDAVEAGVLALEEVEQAKKDISEMEFKALYLVEPPDDGGNPFGLSHIAACLVPSLSKKPPVCYGIDLAKSVDYTVVIGLDEDGHLAYFERWQAPWKTTLRKLQGLENIEMLVDSTGVGDPIVEQLQDVFDFAEGYHFSSKSKQQLMEGLAVGIQQQALGFPDGILRYELDSFQYEHTRTSTRYSAPAGKHDDTVCALALAYRKFEELNRKPVSKPMPIFGGR, from the coding sequence GTGATCAGCAAGAAGGGGAGCAAAACATTATCATTCCGTTACAAACGTCCGTGGATAACGAGCTATCAGAAGGCGATTCTTGATAGCCCTGCTCGCTATACAGTTACGGAAGCCTCTACTAAAGCAGGAAAAACAGCCTCTCATATTATATGGCTTTTCGAACAAGCCTTGCAAGGCAAGAAAGGAGATAACTTTTGGTGGGTTGCGCCTGTTTTTTCACAAGCCGAGATTGCTTTTAATCGAATGAAGTCTCAAATTACCTTGCCCAATTTTTTCAAGGTCAATATCTCCAAGCTCAAACTTACCTTACCCAATGGCGTACATATCTGGTTTAAGTCTGCCGACAATCCAGATTCTTTGTATGGTGATGATGTGCAAGCAATTGTCTTCGATGAGTTTACTAGAGCCAAGGAAGCGGCTTGGATAGCCATTCGTTCGGTCGTTACCAAAACAAAAGGAAAAATCAAATTTATTGGTAACTGTGTAGGTCTTAAGTCCTGGCACGGTGAGCTGATTACCAAAGCAAAAGTTTACACCAAAGAAAATGAAGGAAAGGATATAGAAAATCCTGAGTTTGAATACTTCAAGATTACAGCCTACGATGCTGTGGAAGCAGGAGTGCTTGCGCTAGAAGAGGTAGAGCAAGCTAAGAAAGATATATCTGAAATGGAGTTCAAAGCCTTGTATTTGGTAGAACCTCCAGACGATGGAGGGAATCCATTTGGGCTTAGTCACATTGCTGCTTGCCTTGTGCCTTCACTTTCCAAAAAACCTCCTGTATGCTACGGAATTGACCTTGCCAAGTCGGTAGACTATACCGTAGTCATTGGATTAGATGAAGATGGACACCTTGCTTACTTTGAAAGATGGCAAGCTCCGTGGAAAACGACACTTAGGAAATTGCAAGGTCTTGAAAATATTGAGATGCTCGTAGATAGCACAGGAGTGGGCGACCCTATCGTGGAGCAACTTCAAGATGTGTTTGACTTTGCTGAAGGCTATCACTTCTCAAGCAAGAGCAAGCAACAACTGATGGAGGGCTTGGCTGTCGGCATCCAACAGCAAGCTCTAGGTTTCCCTGATGGCATCTTGAGGTATGAATTAGATAGTTTTCAATACGAACATACACGGACTTCCACTCGCTACTCTGCTCCTGCTGGAAAACATGATGATACCGTGTGTGCATTAGCTTTGGCGTATAGAAAGTTTGAAGAGCTAAATAGAAAGCCAGTCTCCAAGCCAATGCCTATTTTTGGAGGTCGCTGA